A region from the Haloarcula limicola genome encodes:
- a CDS encoding CBS domain-containing protein, producing the protein MNEPVSVREVMNREYVGVSESDDLLETTELLVREDEAVALVLRGNDPVGVLTREDILAHLVSEGGTESAVVGDAMTESVPSISPDARLPEARDRMAAWSAQWVLITEDGEPVGTVTEHDILSTARLESESTTNPDADTDVEGTQMATTQAAAADGASTAAEDSFDEQGICSACGTFARDLASFNGQLLCADCRDV; encoded by the coding sequence ATGAACGAGCCGGTCTCAGTGCGGGAGGTGATGAACCGCGAGTACGTGGGCGTGAGCGAGTCGGACGACCTCCTCGAGACGACGGAACTGCTGGTTCGAGAGGACGAGGCGGTCGCGCTGGTCCTGCGAGGTAACGACCCCGTCGGCGTTCTGACGCGGGAGGACATCCTCGCACACCTCGTCTCGGAGGGCGGGACCGAATCCGCGGTCGTCGGCGACGCGATGACCGAGTCGGTCCCCTCGATCTCGCCCGACGCGCGACTCCCCGAGGCCCGGGACAGGATGGCCGCGTGGTCCGCTCAGTGGGTCCTGATAACCGAAGACGGCGAGCCGGTGGGGACCGTCACCGAACACGACATCCTCTCGACCGCTCGGCTGGAGAGCGAGAGCACGACGAACCCCGACGCCGATACCGACGTGGAGGGAACGCAGATGGCGACCACCCAGGCCGCGGCCGCCGACGGCGCGAGCACCGCGGCGGAGGACTCCTTCGACGAACAGGGCATCTGTTCGGCCTGCGGGACGTTCGCACGCGACCTCGCGTCGTTCAACGGGCAGTTGCTGTGTGCGGACTGCCGTGACGTCTGA
- a CDS encoding GTP cyclohydrolase III, which produces MTNTQVTHIQIDNYGPWTVTPEPRREVDLQTLQSRLYADLAQLVGNRDGYIFFSRFDNMIAVTNGLGEADHALIQESVGNRYPVTMSLSVATGTTPVSALGTATEQLQDAGSAQDDGRREVLRGQTIDDEFRTESDVQLAHFDVDDATGKYTDQLNEFDTFIQIEQGYAALMKYMREAHDSLSFFVGGDNVIAVCPSLDADAYHDAIAHVSESVDVELKVGVGRGRTASDAGMDAKHALETCRATGETVTFE; this is translated from the coding sequence GTGACGAACACGCAGGTCACCCACATCCAGATCGACAACTACGGCCCGTGGACGGTGACGCCGGAACCCCGTCGCGAGGTCGACCTTCAGACGCTTCAGTCCCGGCTGTACGCCGACCTCGCACAGCTCGTCGGCAACCGCGACGGCTACATCTTCTTCTCGCGGTTCGACAACATGATCGCGGTCACGAACGGGCTCGGCGAGGCCGACCACGCGCTGATTCAGGAGTCCGTCGGTAACCGCTATCCGGTCACGATGAGCCTCTCCGTGGCGACCGGGACGACGCCCGTCTCGGCGCTCGGGACGGCGACCGAACAGCTACAGGACGCCGGGAGCGCACAGGACGACGGTCGCCGCGAGGTGCTGCGCGGCCAGACCATCGACGACGAGTTCCGGACCGAGTCCGACGTGCAGTTGGCGCACTTCGACGTGGACGACGCGACGGGGAAGTACACCGACCAGTTGAACGAGTTCGATACGTTCATCCAGATAGAACAGGGCTACGCCGCGCTGATGAAGTACATGCGCGAGGCCCACGATTCGCTCTCGTTCTTCGTCGGTGGCGACAACGTCATCGCGGTCTGTCCGTCGCTCGATGCCGACGCGTACCACGACGCCATCGCCCACGTCAGCGAGTCGGTCGACGTCGAGCTGAAAGTCGGCGTCGGACGGGGCCGCACCGCCTCGGACGCCGGCATGGACGCGAAACACGCCCTGGAGACGTGCCGAGCCACCGGCGAGACGGTCACCTTCGAATAG
- a CDS encoding DUF7344 domain-containing protein: MAAQRSEPGPDELPERVVSDFLSADTCRVALSILDERGEPMVVEDLATAVVAARDDVAASDVTDGDRAAVCEELYDEHIPKLTATGVLSYDSMLGTVTLLRRGLVGRGRA; this comes from the coding sequence ATGGCGGCACAACGTTCCGAGCCCGGCCCGGACGAGTTGCCCGAGAGGGTCGTCAGCGACTTTCTATCGGCCGATACCTGTCGGGTCGCGCTGTCGATACTGGACGAGCGCGGCGAGCCGATGGTCGTCGAGGACCTGGCGACGGCCGTCGTCGCGGCCCGTGACGACGTCGCGGCGTCGGACGTAACCGACGGCGACCGAGCGGCGGTGTGCGAGGAGCTCTACGACGAGCACATCCCGAAACTGACGGCGACCGGCGTGCTGTCCTACGATTCGATGCTCGGGACGGTGACGCTACTGCGTCGCGGACTCGTCGGCCGCGGACGGGCCTGA
- a CDS encoding DUF5785 family protein — protein sequence MDWPHDPDGEEGSEGRRKYGHAVLAKKIDEGEDFPLSADEYVEQYGDHPVRIDYETVVSVEDIFEHVDQAEFEDFPDFHKALGRALREADLWPYRLDHA from the coding sequence ATGGACTGGCCGCACGACCCGGACGGTGAAGAAGGGAGCGAAGGGAGGCGGAAGTACGGACACGCCGTCCTCGCGAAGAAGATCGACGAAGGGGAGGACTTCCCGCTCTCGGCCGACGAGTACGTCGAGCAGTACGGCGACCACCCGGTTCGGATCGACTACGAGACGGTGGTCAGCGTCGAGGACATCTTCGAGCACGTCGACCAGGCGGAGTTCGAGGACTTCCCGGACTTTCACAAGGCCCTCGGCAGAGCGCTGCGGGAAGCCGACCTGTGGCCCTACCGCCTCGACCACGCCTGA
- a CDS encoding uracil-DNA glycosylase: MDANQETISNPFGMDESCQNCPELCETRENIAHGYGDVGAEFVVLGDSPSEGADESGIPFTGDRERELLDILAAVDMVEDPDAAEPEMKNAFLTYVTRCRHPERPATEEEVMNCEPYLNGEIRMINPELLLPVGQRPLEELAFEYTTLSEDELDVEERHATTIRGRGFEILPMIPPAEQTDEERSAFLEHFSDVLGQDYRQTKGRRGR, from the coding sequence ATGGACGCGAATCAAGAGACGATCTCGAACCCCTTCGGCATGGACGAATCGTGCCAGAACTGCCCCGAGCTCTGCGAGACGCGCGAGAACATCGCGCACGGCTACGGCGACGTGGGCGCGGAGTTCGTCGTCCTCGGCGACTCGCCCAGCGAGGGCGCGGACGAGTCGGGTATCCCCTTCACCGGCGACCGAGAGCGCGAGCTACTCGATATCCTCGCCGCCGTCGACATGGTCGAGGACCCCGACGCCGCCGAACCCGAGATGAAGAACGCCTTTCTGACCTACGTCACCCGCTGTCGCCACCCCGAGCGCCCGGCGACAGAGGAAGAGGTGATGAACTGCGAACCGTACCTCAACGGCGAGATACGGATGATAAATCCCGAACTCCTCCTCCCCGTCGGCCAGCGACCGCTCGAAGAACTGGCCTTCGAGTACACGACCCTGAGCGAGGACGAACTCGACGTCGAGGAGCGCCACGCCACCACCATCCGCGGCCGCGGCTTCGAGATCCTGCCGATGATCCCGCCGGCCGAACAGACCGACGAGGAGCGGAGCGCGTTCCTCGAACACTTCAGCGACGTGCTCGGGCAGGACTACCGACAGACGAAGGGCCGCCGCGGTCGGTAG
- the aroC gene encoding chorismate synthase: MNGNEFGRLFRMTTYGESHGEAMGCTVSGVPAGVELSEEEIQRDLDRRKPGQSMITTSRGEPDKVKLNSGIQDGYTTGTPIGMVIQNKDARSGKYEPFITAPRPSHGDYTYSAKFGTRNWGGGGRSSARETVNWVAAGGVAKQVLAQSEFDVQIKAHVCQIGDVESGPVTFEDMLEHSEENEVRCADPDAAEEMRDLADKYQKEGDSIGGAIYFECRGVPRGLGAPRFDSFPSRLGQAMYSIPAVNDFEYGIGREARTTTGEEYNEDWEFDGDGEPVPTGNDHGGIQGGITTGQPIYGEVSWHPPVSIPKTQKTVDWETGEEKEITVTGRHDPVLPPRAVPVVEAMLYCTVLDFMLLGGRINPDRLDGHPGEYDTDYHPSSPQNDPEDADTHATTVDED; encoded by the coding sequence ATGAACGGCAACGAGTTCGGTCGTCTCTTCCGGATGACGACCTACGGCGAGTCACACGGGGAGGCGATGGGGTGTACGGTGTCGGGCGTGCCCGCGGGCGTGGAGCTATCCGAGGAGGAGATCCAGCGGGACCTCGACCGACGGAAACCGGGCCAGTCGATGATCACGACCTCCCGCGGCGAGCCCGACAAAGTGAAGCTCAACTCGGGGATCCAGGACGGCTACACCACCGGGACGCCCATCGGGATGGTCATCCAGAACAAAGACGCCCGCTCGGGGAAGTACGAGCCGTTCATCACGGCCCCCCGGCCCTCCCACGGCGACTACACCTACTCCGCGAAGTTCGGGACGCGCAACTGGGGCGGCGGCGGCCGCTCCTCGGCCCGCGAGACGGTCAACTGGGTCGCCGCCGGCGGCGTCGCGAAACAGGTGCTGGCCCAGAGCGAGTTCGACGTGCAGATAAAGGCCCACGTCTGCCAGATCGGCGACGTGGAGTCCGGCCCGGTCACCTTCGAGGACATGCTCGAACACAGCGAGGAGAACGAGGTCCGATGCGCCGACCCCGACGCCGCCGAGGAGATGCGCGACCTCGCCGATAAGTACCAGAAAGAGGGCGACTCCATCGGCGGCGCGATCTACTTCGAGTGCCGCGGCGTTCCCCGCGGACTGGGCGCGCCCCGCTTCGATAGCTTCCCCTCGCGTCTCGGACAGGCGATGTACTCCATCCCCGCGGTCAACGACTTCGAGTACGGCATCGGCCGCGAGGCACGGACCACGACCGGCGAGGAGTACAACGAGGACTGGGAATTTGACGGGGACGGCGAGCCAGTCCCGACCGGCAACGACCACGGCGGCATCCAGGGCGGCATCACGACCGGCCAGCCCATCTACGGCGAGGTGTCGTGGCACCCACCGGTCTCGATCCCCAAGACCCAGAAGACCGTCGACTGGGAAACCGGCGAGGAGAAGGAGATCACGGTCACCGGCCGGCACGACCCCGTCCTGCCGCCGCGTGCGGTTCCCGTCGTCGAGGCGATGCTCTACTGTACCGTACTGGACTTCATGCTCTTGGGCGGGCGCATCAACCCCGACCGCCTCGACGGCCACCCCGGCGAGTACGACACCGACTACCACCCGTCGAGCCCGCAGAACGACCCCGAGGACGCCGACACGCACGCCACGACCGTCGACGAGGACTGA